Within the Opitutaceae bacterium TAV5 genome, the region CAGTCGATCCGGTCGATCCAATTGAGCCAGGAGACGTTGGCCATGCGCCGGCGAGCATGGCGGAGGCGCGGGGCAGGCGTCACGCTGTTTGTGACGGGGGGCTCCGTGGCGCACGTCCGGCGGCGGGACGCCGCCGCTCCGCCGAATCCGTGGTCCATGAAAAAGCCCGCCGGGTCAGGAGGCGGCGGGCTTTTGGGAGAAACGGTATCGGTGATGTCTGTCGGCAGCCTCGCGGAGCGCGGCGGGCGCGCGGCGCGGGACGGGGCCTTCTCAGGCGATGGCGGCGGTGGCAGCTTCGGCGAGCTGCACGGTGCTGGTGCGGTGGCGTTGCACTTTCATGAAACGCGAGCGGCGACGGAGCATCCGGTCGAGTTTGTCGACGAGCATGTTGACCGACTTGTGGCATTCGCCGGAAACGACGGCGGCATTGAGTTCGGGACCGTGAATCTGCATGTGCCCCTTGGCGATGAAGCGCTGGCCGGGATCGCGGGTTTGCTGGTCACATTCGAGTTCGATGCGGATGCGCAGGATGCGCTCCTCGTGACGGAACAGTTTGTCGGCTTTTTCCTGGACGAACGTTTTCAGCGATGGCGTCAACTCGAGGTGGATGCCGGATACTATCAGCTCGCGGGCTTCATTTTGTGTGGCGGTATGTCTGTTCATGACTTCATGTTTTCGTTGGTTTTCCTGACCAAGATTCATGCCCTCCTCGCCATCTGTTCCTGCCATCGTACGCCGTGCGACGGGTCGATATTCGACCGTTATTGTCACGGGTGGCTCGTCTGGTATCGGCAGGGTGTTCATCGAGCGTTTGCACAGGGTGTGCCCGGAGCTGGCGTTTTTCAATCTGTCGAGGCGCAATCCGGACATATTTTTGCAGCAGCTTGAACTGCGCCACATCGCCTGCGATCTGGCCGATCCGGCCTCGCTGGCCGGGGCGGCGGAGCAGGTATTACGCGGGCTGAAGGAGCAGG harbors:
- a CDS encoding 30S ribosomal protein S30, which gives rise to MNRHTATQNEARELIVSGIHLELTPSLKTFVQEKADKLFRHEERILRIRIELECDQQTRDPGQRFIAKGHMQIHGPELNAAVVSGECHKSVNMLVDKLDRMLRRRSRFMKVQRHRTSTVQLAEAATAAIA